Part of the Zingiber officinale cultivar Zhangliang chromosome 8A, Zo_v1.1, whole genome shotgun sequence genome, agttagactcaaatagatccaattgttggattgagtcaaattgcatgagaatcaatgggttagactcattgggtgaacttgagttcaccaaggaagttgaatggtcaaaattcaaccattggattgaatggttgattttgagccattggattagaagatgaaagggtggagactcctggtattccatgggatggctataaatatcatttggatattatttttcattagattTGATCACTTGAGAAGGCAAAAGGTCCCTTggcatttttcttcttcctccttccccttGCTTGACCGAACACACCccttgaggttgctagcacaacctttgtgcgttcttctccatcttgttgagtttgtgagacaaacgaaggcaagacttgttcatgtggataccatagaggcgcaaatgcttgatcgtgctgtgatccgagctgtcgggagattgtgagcacgcttcaaaggtataactctatcatgtctttagatctaacttaatATAAGATTATGTTTTCCTTCGCAtgaatcttctggaggaaatagatTTTTCCGCTACGCGTTTGTGTGTTTAAGCAACCTATTCCTTTACAGATGTTTGCACAGACAACAAAACAATTCAAGGACATCACGTCTACTGTCAGCCAGTAAACAAACATATCTTCACAAGAGAAGAtttaaagggtaaaacctacctaccTATCTTATACTACACTCAACTGATGAATGCTATTATTGGTCCCTTAACAGCCGgaaagaggagggtgaattgccccgcacaaaaaaaaaaaaaaaaaaaaacacctttCTAGATTTTGAAAATAGTAAAACACTTGTATAATAAAGATTGACAAGCTAATTAATAAATGAAAAGAGGCacaaaaatttacttggtttgtaatcgaaagattgctaatccaagacgttgaaaactcactatcaaatctctttcggacggagaaacctcttacagcaattAAAGCACTAGATCACAAAGTACAATAgaaaagaagattatttataaGTGTTCTCAACTACTGGGATCAGGGCTGTAATTATAGCCCTAATCCGGgggcttggaagggttccgagtaTCTGGGGgtgaataaaactttatctatgTCGCAACGGATCGCATCGCAACGGGTCTAGATAAATTCTCTGGTCTGGGCATCTAGAACGGCTCTGAGCTCTCGGACTGCCTTCGCACAAGGGCGCCTCGCCAAGGCACCTCGAGCGCCCGGAGTAGCTCTGAGCACCTGAACCACAATCAACTTTAGGTAGACTTTTcatccgggtctttcgctccggctctgctcgcttgggtgatttcgattaTCCGGAATAGAGCTTACCCGAATCTATTTTCCGGCCTTCTtcttgagcaagcttccgctccgacttcttgtcTCTCGGAAACACcctgcgcttccttctcatccgctagcgtactcttccacagctcctcgtccctcgaacgcatcgagcccgtcgactctcttccatGCCGTCCTTATCGCTAGTTGTGtatttcactcgacttcttgtgttcctaaattcttgcacacttagacacaaggatcaaaacacaacaggacctaacttgacttggttgatcacatcaaaactgccACAAGACACTtataatctctcctttttttatgtgagcaaaacaagttagggtaaaacaaaaataacaagtataaattttataattaaaaaaatatgtaaaaattaaaatgtactctcccctagacttaatatttaattctccccctttgatcacattaaaaataggggtatgcTATAAAAATAACTTGAAGAAAATTCAAAACAGAGTCTAAGGGATAAAAAAGACAGTGACTATCATCCAGAAAAATcatgaattttaatttcaaaaatttaaattttcataataaaaaaataatttaaaaatatttttgatcgtaaagtcaaaataatttgaaaattttcctacAGATAAGTCATAAAATTCTCTTTCTCgaaaaaattaaagaagaaattaattttcaaccgAAATTATATGGaataatttatttagataattaaaaaaattaaatcaatttaaaaatacgacatgcataaaaatttaatttaatcatgaTTTTGAAATCCAATCTGGGTTCTTACCAactggattaatcaagaattgtctaggaacatattttcttgataattttttaatttagccCTTGTGGTATCTAAATTGTCAATTTAATCCTTGATAAGCTTTGAAATTTGAAATAGCAATATTCGCACATGGAGAATTATTTAGATTCTCTATTTCTactattaatttttcattttcaatttttaatttatcgaAATCTTCCAATCGATAGGATGCTACTAAAGTttcttttaactcattattttcttttaataaatttttattatcattttctaattgacaagaattctttgataaaattttaataaatttaaataactgatCAGGaagtagagaccgtacctgacttaccttattgaTCTTTGATGCTCCCTTGTAAAGTTGGTTTCGTCtgacgttgctcccccttcatcgatgctctcgatactcatcTCTGATGAACTTGCTCTgttgtcttcttggtgacttgccattaatgcaagtctgaCATAGGCTATGACGTCCGAATCTGATGACGATATTTCGTCCCATGTCACTTTTAGATTCTTGTACTTCTTCTGGGTCGCTCTTTTGTCTTTTTCCTTGTCCTTATTCTTCAGTTTTGGGTAgttatctttgatgtgcccttttttatTATAATGATAGCAGGCccgcacttgattaaacttattagttttaaaaacttttgaactttcttaccatgaatgttgtttcatcatcatcgagtGAAGTTTCAGATTCTAATTCATTCATTTTTACCTTTAAGTAATGTTGTGCTTTGACTCCTTTAGatctcatgaatttcaaaagtagaaaacaaatattCTAAATTGCTTacctctaagtccttagagatgaaatatgcatctactagagtTGCCCATTCAGGAGTCCTAAGAAAtgtgttaagcgcgtaccttagcgaatctcagttggTTACCTTTTTTTCGAGATTCGTGAGAATGGTGATGAGTTCTTTAATTCTCGAGTGGAGGTGTGCGAtgatttcaccttcttctaacagAAAGTTGCTGATATGGTTCCAGAGCAGGTCTCGTCTCGCAAGTTTTGCCTCtaaggtcccttcgtgtagttccaagaatttATCCCGAAGCTCTTTAGCTGACTTGTAGGCtccaatccggttgacttcttgtgatggTAAAACGCTCAGTAGATAAAATTCTGCCCTGCCGTTTGCCacaaagtcggcttgctcctttttcgtctactgatatttttctttgtcctttggtgctacaaaatcatacttcataataattaataattcaaaatccgtTTTGAATAATAcctcaattttctttttccaattcgcaaactccccctcaaagttcagtgggtagatgctcggtttAGTCATCCTCTTTTGTGCTTCGATCagcggttagttcttctgaagcGGTTGgactttgataccatttgttggtctCTTGGTGGCCAACAaaaggagggtgaattgccctgcataaAAACATAAACACCTttctcaattttagaaataataaaatactTGTATAATAAAGATTGACAAGCTAATTAATAAAGGAAAAGAGGCACGACAATTTACTTGGTATGCAATCAAAAGATTGCTAGTTCAAgatgttgaaagctcactataaaatcttcttcgggcggagaagcctcttacagcagttaaagCATTGTATCACAAAGTAGAATAGAAAAGAatattgtttacaagtgttgttctcaaCTACTAGGATcagagttgtatttatagccctgatatGGGGTCtgaaagggttccgagcgcctgggcgtggataaaactttatccacgttgCAAGGGATCGCATCGCAACGGGTCTGGAAATTCTCTGGTCCGAGCACCTGGAACAACTTCGGGTGCCTGGACTGCCATCACACAAGGGTGTCTCGCTAAGGCGCCCCGGCTGGACTAGgccagtccgggcgcccgaaccacaaTCAACTTCAGGTTCTTTTTGTTTGGGtttttcgctccggctccacttgcttgggtgatttcagccacccggaatagggttcactcgaacccatttttcgccttctccttgagcaagcttccactctgacttctcgtccctccgaAATgctgcgcgcttccttctcgtccgccagtgtattTTTCCACAGCTCTTCGTTCCTCGGACataccaagcccgtcgactctctcccgtgtcatccttctcgctagctgcgtatttcgctcgacttcttatgcttctaagtttctgcacacttagacacaaggatcaaaccacaATAGGACCAAACTtgattgattacatcaaaactcaaaattactaCAGGGTACTTACAtctatcacataccctatcttcattcatgtgggagattgttagatatatatgaatggagaagaggtggaagaggaaagaagctcttcattgtgaatgagactgtAGCCCCACATTAGGAGTTTCAAGGCATATTAGtttgtttatattgattcacatacattgatgatgtgaacaaatatatGGGGAGAGGGTCTCTCTCACACGTGGGTACGCAGGGAGGTGCAAATTTAGGGCACGGATTGCATTGAACCATTTTGACTCATGCGCGCACTGAATGTCGAACCGATCGGGGTAAAATTTACTCAAgtagaacaaccaacattttaccatGTGAATTCTTTTTGCTGCTCAAGAAGATAACAGAAATATTAACCATTGTTTTCGTAACCTCCTGAATAGTAATGGTCGGCCATTGATGATTGTTGGTTATCATTAATCTCTAGGTATTGAATGGTCATTACTCGCCATTCAATGCTAGTAAGGGATGATGCTCCTATATAAAGGGAGATCATGGTGTTGAGCAAGACACACAGTAAATAAGTAGTAGCTCTCCACCTCCGTTCCCCTCCTCTGTCATGCAACTCTTGCTCGGCGTAGTGCCCATGATAGTAGTCGGGTACCACTCAATTCATCGTATGAGTGTAAATGAGTCGATCCTAGCTTGAGCTTGGGTCAACTCGAGCTCAAGCTCGAGAAAACTAAAGAGGCTTGGCTCAAGCTCGAGCGAGTTTTTAAATCTGAGCTCGAGGTCAGCTCAGCCATTTAATTatgggctcgagttcggctcgaacaATGAATTTAAATGAAAAAACAAGCTGCATAGGCTAGGATTCGAACCTTCAACCTCTACTTGCCTAATGAAATACGCTAATCACAAACACCTCCTTAACTTATTATTTAGGTTTAaagtataaattattttaaatattaaaatactgAATTAGCCTGGTTCGAACAGGCTCGACGAGCCATCGAGCCAGTATTAAATggactcgagctcgactcgaataTTAAACGAGCCGGCTCGAGCTCGGTCAACTTCGAGCTCAAGTCGAGCTTTGACCGAGCTGCTCGCGAGCGACTCTCCTCATTTGCACTCCTAGTTCATCATGACCACTAGTACTTGATGCGAATCATGGTTAAcctttgtatcctaggaaacagacaacccgagtaaacctcgaagcacaaccggaggcgagacgaatttgtttcaaggaaactgcgaccatCGCAGACCTCGGTCCACTCGGCCGCTCGGCCCGTTCACTCGTTCGATCACTCTGCTTCTCTACCCAACCGACCACTTGCCTACTTCGCTTGTCCGACCGTTCGCTCGTTCAATCACTCTGCTTCTCTGCCCGAGCGGCCACTTGCCTACTTCACTCATCCGGCCGCACACTCGCCTAACCGCTCAATTTTCTACCCGACTGTACCCATTCACCGTGACCATCAGTGCTTGGTAGGAAACACGGTTAATCGTTGTATTCTAAGAAACAGACAACCCGaataaacctcgaagcacagccgaagGTGGGATGAATCGGTTTCTAGGAAACTGTGACCATCACGGGCCTTGGTCCACTTGGTCGCTCGGCTTCTCTACCCGCTCGACCGCTTGTTCAATCGCTCTACTTCTCTGCCCAACCGACCACTTGCCTATTTCGCTCGTTCGACCGCATGCTCACCCGACCACTCGATTTTCTATCCGGCTGACCGAATACTCGCTCGGTCGCTCGACAGCACGCTCACTCGACAACTCAACAACACATTCGCTCGGCCTCTCGGACTGCTCAGCTTCTCAACCCGCTCGGCCGCACCATCCAATCGACTGCTCTAGTTTTTCCCGATCGGCCGCACATTCCTAGTTTGAAGCAATAACAAATTGGTACTCCGTGTAAATAACCATAGAAATCAGAATTTCAATCGAAACATAATTTCAGATATTGTAGATTCCTCAGAGCGTGCAACATTTTTAGCAAAGCCTAAAATTGTGTTCAACTCAATAATGTTAATAGTTTTAAGGTATTGGTATTGCAATGCGTAGCAGCCACCAGAATACTTAAGATAAAAGCCATCGAAACACATAAAGAATGTCAATATCTAAATAATGAGAAAATGGATCTCTAGATCCAAACCACGTAAGAATACTTTTGGTAAGTATCCAATCAAAGAAGATAACTCGTTCTAGATGTCAAAATATCCACAAGAGACGCGATTTCAAAATTGCAAGCAAGAAGGGAAGGGTTTATAAACGAGAAAAAATCCATCAGTTTGATGGATTTTCAGCTGCATTAGGAAAATCAGTTAACAAATTTCAGAATAAGGCAGCGCCATTGCTAAAATatttgaaggaaaaaaaatactgAAAGCAAACTCCAACAATCTGCTATACCTATCCCTGCCCAAGAAAAGACTAAACATTCAGTTCACATCTATACATGCCTCTATAGAGCCCTCCAACTAAGTAAAATATTGATCAACTCAGGCAGCATAAGCATGATGCATGTACTCGTTTTCTGTTTTATCAGATTTTGTTCCTAATAATTTGCTACAAAGTGATGCTTTGGATGGATCTGGCAGAGAGATGAACTTTAAGCTGAAGGTGGAAATGACATGGAGTCAAGTAGAGACGgcaaaaaatccaagaaatagagtgTAGTATCAAAGAATATGGCCTTAGTATAGACATATGAGAGAAGTGACGGGGAATCATAACACCAGAAAACCTTTTGGGTATCAAAGTAACTAACAAAGATTCAGAGTGTGGATCTGAAGTTAttaattaaaaaaggaaaaatgaaTGTATCAAACACTTCCAAACGAGCCTGAGTTAAGTATTTTGTGTCCTATGAGAATAGTCatcaatgaaagaaaaaaaaaaaaatatatatatatatatatattaagaacCACCATTGCTAGAGACATGACTTGGATCTCAAATATCAAAGTGAATTAGAGCAAAGAGAGGCATGAGTATTAGAGAGAAAAAATGCACAATGATCATTGCAAGTTCACATGTTTAGCACTGACATGGTAAGTGAAAGCAAAAGACTAACAAACTCCTTTATTTTCGACAATGAATATGCTTGTGACCACCACCGCACCCTCCATATCAATAAACTCATCCAGTAGTTAAGACTGTTTCAATGGGGTTGGGTAGGCCATAGATTTAGATGCAGGGGAAGCATGAAGCACTAAAGCCCAGGAATTCAACTGATGACACTAGCAATCACAAGTGTGATCGAACAATATTGTATAAATCATCAAGGCTAGAAAAGTTTTCAGTTGTTTGAAACTCTTCGTCCTATAGGATCcaagatgataggatgatatatAGCAAGTTCATCCTACTTGAGATGAACAACCATCAggtcataaattaaaaaaaaaaaaaatacctagaTACATGATATATGCAAGAAAATATTTACTCAGAAAAGTACATGTGCCGTCAAACATCTCATATCTCTTCTAAGGTAGAGTGGAATATTAGTGGCGTTGCTATAGTAAATTCATATTGTTGATACATAATGTATATACTAAGTCTTCCCATTCTTCTATATGAAGCCGAGGATATGAGATGGATATACTTCTAATGAGAACAAAAAAAACCACAAATGCCTGAGCTTAGAGGAGATAACTGGAATTGTTTGCCTTGATATTGGTTCTGATGGCCCTAATAGAGTTCCTTGGTAGGGGAGAATACCATAAAGCCGAGGAGacaaaaataaatagataaaaagatTTAACGGTCCATGGTTTTAAATGTGCATaagaaacaagaagaaaaataggAAGAAGAACAAAGGAGTAGTGTAAATGTTTAGGATCAATGACACATTAAAAAtttgattaataaatattaaaataaggaTGACTTAATTTGAACATAGAAACAATTTATATACAGTTGACTCATTGGTTGGGAAGTTATTCCAGAACAATAGTAGGTAAGCATTGGTCTCCTGATTTTTGTCATTTATGGTCTCAGGAACGGGGCTAAGGGAGTCCACGACCAAGGTTCCCCATAACCAGAAAATTACAACAGATTACTAGGACTGCAATCACAATAAACTAAAGTTTAAAATACCCTCCTATGCTGAAATTTTAGTCCTGGGATGGGATAGAACAATTTTAACACTATATTATGCCAACACCCAAAATGCTTTGGCATGTACTGAAGGATGTCAAGATGAATTTAGGTGAGTCTTCCTCCAAATATTTTCCCTTAGCTTTTCTACTTCTAACCAATAAAATTATAACAATTAGATAATCAGGGCATTGTACAGCATGGTTTAGCAAGCTTATGAGGGCAAGGTGAACATGCAGCTAGGCCAGAAATAACAAGAAAAACAGGTACATGCGCCGCATGCAGCATTTATTGTCTTAATCTTTCATTACTGATCTAGATAATACTAATTATtgggttttaaaaaatatactatCTAAAGAAATATAGTAAATGTGAAGATGAATGGGTTGATACTATGACTTAGAATCAACTCCATGAAAATATTAATATCAACAAATGAGAATGAAACCCATAGGCTAAGATAACATGACACAAAACAAAGGATGGTTAATTGATTTTTAGGAAAGATAAGCTTGTGGTGAAATTTTGTTGCAAAAGCTGCATATACTAATAAGTTTGCATAACTACAGAGTTCTAGACTCGTTTAACCAAAAATGGAAACTAATAAACCACAACCTGGTTTACAAAAAGAGAGTATGGCAACTGCTTCAATGAAGATTATAGTAATGATGCATTTGGTAAATAGATTAAGAAAATTAGCACTTCAAATAACAATTATTGAAGCTTTATTGTACAGACACTACATGTTCTATTTAGTGGTAAGTGATTAAGGCTTTAGGTCTAACTTTGTATCTTTAAAATTCATGCTATGTGGTAGACGTAAACCAGCTTTCGTGAATTGTTTAATTAAGTTCTTTTACAACCAATTAAATTGAAGGttttaaataatataaaacaattaaatatttttaactagatacTGAGTATGAACTGCAAAATGAAAATCTATTAAATAATCAACTAATTGCATGTTAACTGCATATGCTATCCAAAGCATTGATTACTTGAGAAATGTACATGTTAGTTAACACAAACTAAGAACCAATGATCAATAAAAAGTGGAAAAAATTATATACATCAAAATTCATGATATGAAATATTGCATTATAAACAACATATATGATAATATCATATAATTATAGTTTTGAGCACAATTGATAAACTATGAATTAAGATTTTTTATATGTTAAAGGGACTATTTCAATTTTGAGTTCTGACAgtgaaaattaaaatcaagtttgtGAACAGATCTAATTGCTATACCATATTAATTCCCACAGTGATCAAATACAACTTAATCATAAAAAGTATAGATATAGAGCATTCAAAACACCAATACATGACTCAAAACATCATAAAAACAGTAGAAACATTAAACAGCACTTGTTAGGACACTGCCATACAAGCTTAATCTCAAGAAGAAGCAAGTAAACAAAAAATTATATGTAGTAGGTGAAAGGATCATCTTAGGGTGCATTGTTTCGCACAAAAAGCTACAAGCTTTGATGATATAACCTGAGTGTCTAAGCCCCATAAACCATGTTAAGACTAATAATACAAAAAAGAACACTCAAGTTATATCGAACGATTTCCACAGGACACAAATTAATCTACATTAGAGAAGCAATGATCCATTGCAAAGGCAATGATTCATAAACCTATCCAACAAAATCTTTACCTGATAGTCACAAACTTGTTAGTGCCATGCTTGGCCCAGAATGTCCTCAAGTCAATCGGGTTAGAAAGGTTATAACCTTCTCCCGCTAGCTTCTCCAGTACCTTCTTAAATGCACCCTGGCTCATCTTTCTACCAGCAATGCGTGCCCCTCTTCTCTTGGTGCTCATTGGAAGGGGATACATAGAAATGCTAGTTGTGCAACATGCTGATTGCCATCCTCCAATACCCCACTTGTAGCATGGTTGTTGCTTTCCTGTACAAGTGCACACTGGGGTTGGAATTCTTGAGATATCAAAATCAATCCCATTAATGACCATACTTGTGCTCTTCTTCCCAGCCTTTCCATGTGAAACGGAGCCATTAGCAACCCCATCTCTTGGTGCTGCGGCTTTCTTGGGCTTCTTTGGCTTTGGTGATTTATGTGGACGACCCCTAGATCTCTTCTTCAAAGAAGGCCCATTTCCCTCTACTGTCTCTTCTTTCATCAAAACCTTCTCCTCCTTGGGTTGTGGCTCCAAGTGTTGAAACATCTGCACATTGTTCATTATGGTAGGATCAGGGAGGACACTATAACTGGTGTGCTGCTGATGGTTTGTTGTCAAAAAAGGGAAGTTCTTGCTATTGTCATTGTTATAGTGTATCCATCCTTCCCTCACATATTCATTCTTTACATTGTCATTACTATGGTGAAACCATCCATCTCTCACAAAGTCCATTGGAAGTGATGGCTCGGGAAGATTGCAATGCCTGTGAATGAACCCACTACTTGAAACAACTGGCTTCACATCCCGCTCCACCAGAGAAGGCATGAGCCGCAACCCAAGATTTTCCTTTGATGGTGGGTCATAGTAGCCCCAATTCCGGATGCCTAATCCCCCATCGTCATCCATGGAAGCTTATATTCTGATTTAGCAATCACTGTAAAAAAATCGTTACTTTTATGCTGATATCGACCAACACTCAAACACATTGCATCATCTCACCAATGCCCAATGCCAAAACCcctttaatgaaaaaaaaaaaaaaaacaacaacaacaagtgcATGAGAGATGCAAATAAAACTGCAAAATAagcaaaaatatgttttttatATAAAAGAAAACTGCAAAAGCAGCATCCCCGAAGAAACCCTGGGGACAAAAGCCGATCGCACAAGCAACAAATAAACCAACAGCAGAATGAAATCCCAATAAATCCCTGCAGCCTGCATTCGCAGTAAAGCTTGAACTGCCAGGTCCCAAGATGAGACATTTACAACGCACATGCTAAAAACAAGGTAAAATCTCGCAGAAAAACACACGAcgaaaaggggaaaaaaaaactGGCGCTGCGGTTtcagaaacaaaaacaaaaaaaaacgaaAACTTCCTCACTGGCAAAGCAAGGCAGGGAGGAGAAGAGGGCACCGAAATTTACCTGAGAACTGAGACGATGGCGAAAAGGGAAGCGAGTCTAGGGTTCACCGGCGCGTGAGATG contains:
- the LOC122008056 gene encoding protein Barley B recombinant-like, which translates into the protein MDDDGGLGIRNWGYYDPPSKENLGLRLMPSLVERDVKPVVSSSGFIHRHCNLPEPSLPMDFVRDGWFHHSNDNVKNEYVREGWIHYNNDNSKNFPFLTTNHQQHTSYSVLPDPTIMNNVQMFQHLEPQPKEEKVLMKEETVEGNGPSLKKRSRGRPHKSPKPKKPKKAAAPRDGVANGSVSHGKAGKKSTSMVINGIDFDISRIPTPVCTCTGKQQPCYKWGIGGWQSACCTTSISMYPLPMSTKRRGARIAGRKMSQGAFKKVLEKLAGEGYNLSNPIDLRTFWAKHGTNKFVTIR